The Impatiens glandulifera chromosome 8, dImpGla2.1, whole genome shotgun sequence genome includes a window with the following:
- the LOC124911773 gene encoding protein PHR1-LIKE 2-like, whose amino-acid sequence MYSAIHSLALDGGIVRHGDYQVPLDATSLSGDACVVLTADPKPRLRWTSELHERFIDAVTQLGGPDKATPKTILRTMGVKGLTLYHLKSHLQKYRLGKQAGKEVPDNSKDESQDTGSSTPTSTKVGQDLNEGYQVTEALRVQMEVQCRLHEQLEVQRHLQLRMEAQGKYLQSMFDKACKALTDQTTIIEEENQVGSKMGNGFPEFGGGNIIALDEENRRNLSSYNNNTPFGDSSMDSCLTSNENLVSPSFKKRPRSTLLGNHSIMPQVGWMMTDIS is encoded by the exons atgtattctgCAATTCATTCTCTAGCTCTCGACGGAGGTATTGTTAGACACGGCGATTATCAGGTACCACTCGATGCTACAAGCCTTTCCGGTGACGCTTGTGTTGTTTTAACAGCGGATCCGAAGCCTAGACTTCGTTGGACATCTGAACTGCATGAGAGATTCATCGATGCTGTTACTCAGCTCGGTGGTCCTGATA AAGCAACTCCGAAAACGATATTGAGAACAATGGGAGTGAAAGGCCTTACGCTTTATCATTTGAAATCACACCTTCAG aAATACCGACTGGGAAAGCAAGCTGGTAAGGAAGTACCTGATAATTCCAAAGATG AGAGTCAGGATACAGGTTCATCTACACCAACATCCACAAAAGTAGGTCAAGATTTGAATGA AGGCTACCAGGTTACTGAAGCTTTGCGAGTTCAGATGGAAGTTCAATGCAGATTGCATGAGCAATTGGAG GTTCAACGACACCTCCAGCTTCGGATGGAAGCACAGGGGAAGTATCTGCAATCAATGTTTGATAAAGCTTGTAAAGCTCTAACTGATCAAACCACAATAATAGAAGAGGAGAATCAGGTTGGTTCAAAGATGGGTAATGGATTTCCTGAATTTGGTGGTGGTAATATAATAGCTTTAGATGAAGAAAACAGGAGAAACCTTTCCTCTTACAATAATAATACACCTTTTGGCGATTCTTCCATGGATAGTTGTTTGACATCAAACGAGAATCTCGTTTCGCCATCATTTAAGAAGCGACCGAGGTCTACCCTGCTTGGAAATCATTCCATCATGCCCCAAGTGGGTTGGATGATGACTGATATTAGTTAA
- the LOC124912088 gene encoding cyclin-dependent kinase inhibitor 5-like — protein MGKYTRKSKSTSEVAIMDVAHSSLGVWTRAKKLALQRLQKSSSVTSATTTTAAASVGRSYLQLRSRRLEKPPILVGDSKRQKHILKDACLSNPNPSTEPNNSTTNSPDSLKEIQPEIQKSDARDDLGFEACFGENVMESESCCDRSERESTPCSLIRDTENIKRTHCSTDVRLQDNNNTRMQNIPTANEMEELFAGPEQHQQSEFIEKYNFDPVNEKPLPGRYEWEKLNL, from the exons ATGGGAAAGTACACAAGGAAGTCCAAGTCTACAAGTGAGGTCGCTATAATGGACGTCGCACACTCATCTCTCGGTGTTTGGACTCGAGCTAAAAAGTTAGCTCTTCAACGCCTTCAGAAATCTTCTTCTGTTACTTCTGCAACAACAACGACGGCTGCTGCGTCTGTTGGAAGATCGTATTTGCAGCTCAGAAGTCGGAGACTTGAAAAACCCCCAATTCTCGTTGGTGATTCGAAGAGACAAAAACATATTCTTAAAGATGCATGTCTATCGAATCCTAACCCTAGCACTGAACCCAACAATTCCACCACGAATTCACCTGATTCTTTGAAGGAAATCCAGCCGGAGATTCAGAAATCGGATGCCAGAGatgatttagggtttgaagCTTGTTTTGGTGAAAACGTGATGGAATCTGAAAGCTGCTGTGATAG AAGTGAAAGGGAAAGCACTCCATGCAGTTTGATTAGAGATACTGAGAACATAAAAAGGACCCATTGTTCTACTGATGTGAGATTGCAGGATAACAACAACACCCGAATGCAAAATATCCCAACCGCGAATGAAATGGAGGAGCTCTTTGCTGGACCCGAACAACATCAACAAAGCGAATTCATTGAAAA GTACAACTTTGACCCTGTGAATGAGAAGCCTCTTCCAGGACGTTATGAATGGGAGAAATTGAATCTGTAG